From the Acidovorax sp. NCPPB 3576 genome, the window TAGCCGCTGAGGATCAGGATGCCCATGTCGGGCGCCTTGGCGCGCAGCATGGCCAGCGCATCGAGTCCGCTTTGGCCGGGCATCGACAAATCCATGAGCAGCACATCGATCTCCTGTGCCCGGACCAGATCGATCGCCTCGCGCCCGTTGGACGCCTCACCCACCACCCGAAGGTCTACATGTTCTGACAAAAATTGTCGCAATCCCGAGCGGACAATCGCATGGTCATCCACAATGCCGATCTTGATCATTGAGCGTTCTTTCAAGGGGCAGCCAAGCTGCCCGTTATCGTTCTGGTAGCCAATTCACCCGTTGCGGGCGTGCCTGCAGCGGAACACCGCTGGCTGGTGACATTATCCAGAAATCACCCGCTTGTCTTTCGGAGAAACTTATGCGTTGGTCCAATTTTCGCAAGATGGCTGTCAGCTTGCCCCTGGCATTGCTGGCTGCATCGGCGTTGGTTGGCATCAATGAAGCCGGCTACGACCGCTCGCACGATGCGGTGAGCGCCTTGTCGCGCACCTACACCACACGCGCCGCGCTCGACCGCCTGATGCAGAACATGCTGGACGCGGAGACCGGCCTTCGGGGCTATCTGCTGACGGGCGACGAACGCTATCTGGAGCCGTATGAAAAAGCAGCCTCCACGATCAACAGCAATCTGGACGAGTTGCGCGCCATCTTCACAGCCTCATCGCTCGAAGACCAAGAAGATTTCACTCAGCTGTCGCGCCAGATTTCCCGGAAGATGTCCGAGCTCGACCTGAGCCTGCGGCTGCGGCGCCAGGACAACGACGATGCCTGGAAGTTCGTGCTCTCTACCGATGTGGGCAAAGAGAACATGGACGCGATCCGTTCGCTCGCGGGCAAGCTGACCGAGCGCAGCACCGACCGCACCAACCACAGCACGCAGGAGATCCTGCATTCCCTCATGCTGTCGCGCATCGGCATCGCCACCATGGCAGCCATCGGCCTGCTGGCGTTCTACATGTACCTGCGGCAGGCAAGCGCGCTGCAAACGTTCAATCAACGCGAGCAAGAAACGCTGGAGCGCGAGCGCGACCGGCTGGAGCAATTGGTGCGGGAGCGCACCGCGTCGCTCACCGAGTTGGCGAACCACCTCCAGCAGGTGCGCGAAGACGAACGCGGCCATCTGGCGCGCGAGTTGCATGACGAATTGGGCGCCCTGCTCACCGCGGCCAAGCTCGATGTAGCACGCCTCAAATCCAAGGTGGACTCCCAGGCCCCTGAAATCGCGGAGCGCCTCAAGCACCTGACCGACACCCTCAACAGCGGTATTGCACTCAAGCGCCGCATCATCGAAGACCTGCGGCCCTCATCCCTGTTCAACCTGGGGCTGACGGCATCGCTCGAAATTCTGGGCCGCGAATTCGCGGAGCGCAGCAATGTGGAGGTGGATCTGAATCTGGAAGCGGTGGAGTTGCCCGAGTCCGTTCAACTGACCATCTACCGCATGGTGCAGGAATCGCTGACCAACATCGGCAAGTACGCCAACGCCGAAAAAGTGCTGGTTGCCGTGCACAACTACCCCACGCATGTAGCGGTGCAGATCCGCGACAACGGCAGCGGTTTCGACACGGGCAAGGCCAACCCTTCCGCCCACGGTTTGATGGGGATGCGGCATCGGGTGGAGGCCGCTGGCGGCCGGCTCACCGTGACCTCCGAGCCTGGCGAAGGCACCCTCGTTTCTGCCGTGCTGCCGCACGTGCATTGATCCCGCGGCGTCCCCTGACGCCGGGCGGATTTGTTTCTTTTTCTCCATGACACCCGCTGGCGTTTGCCCGCGGTTTTTTGCCTGCCTCATTCCAGATGGGCGACGTCCTACATGGGGGCGCGTCAGGGACCGGCAGCTTCTGCGCCCTGCGAAAACTACATTCAATCCCAGGCGCTAACAGATGCGCCCCCAACCAACCCGCCGGAACTTCTGGTGCAAGAGGAGATGAAGATGTTGCATTACGCAGTGGTTTTCCTGGTGATCGCTTTGATCGCCGCACTTTTTGGCTTTGGCGGCATCGCTGCCGGCGCCGTTGGCATCGCGAAGATTCTGTTCTTCGTGTTCGTGATCATGGCGGTGGTCACTTTCGTGCTGAGCCTGCTCAAGCGCGGTTAACAGCCCGCTGACCCCAGCGCCTCCACCCCGCAACCCCAAAGGAACCCAACCATGATCGACACCCAGAACGCCGCGAAAAAAGCCGTTGACTCCGCCCACACGGCCGCAGACAACGTGCTCGACTCTGCCAAGGAAGCGGTGCAATCCACCCGTGACGCAGCCAACAACACCCTGGACAAGGCCGCTCGCAAAGTGGACGAACTGCATGGCGAAGTGAACCCGCTGATCGACGACCTCGCAGCCCGTGCACAAGACCTGGCATCGCGCGGCATTTCCTACTGTGCCGACACCACGGAACGTGCCCGCCGCCAATTGAACCAGGCGGCCGATGTCACGACGCGCTATGTGGTCGAGCAGCCTGGCAAGTCGATGCTGCTGGCAGCAGCAGCGGGCGCCGCAGTGGCGACGTTGTGCCTGCTGAGCCGCCGCCCTTCGCGCCGCCACGAATATTGATTCCATTGGCAACTGCTTAAAACACCACCAATAACAAAGAGCGAGCGTCCCATGACCCCTGTCACCACCATCAACCCGGCCAGCAATCCGGCGGCCCCTTCCGAGACCCTGGTTCTCGACGAGAAGGCCCTGCACCAGGCAGCGACGCAGGATCTGGATGAAGGGGCTGTCACGCCCGCCTATGGTCCTCACCGCGAAGCGATCGTGAAGCTGCTGAACGACGCATTGGCCACCGAACTGGTGTGCGTGCTGCGTTACAAGCGGCACCATTTCACTGCAGATGGCATGGAGTCCCCAGCCATCGCAGCCGAATTCATGGTGCATGCGAATGAAGAGTCCGCCCATGCGGACAAGATTGCGCAACGCATCGTGCAGCTCGGCGGTGAGCCTGACTTTTCGCCCAGCTCGCTCGAAGAGCGCAGCCATGCCGATTACGACGATTCGTCCGACCTCAAGGCCATGGTGCGAGCCAACCTGGTGGCAGAACGGATTGCCGTGGAAGCGTACCGCCAGATGATCACGTTGATCGGCGACAAGGACCCGACGACGCGCCGCATGCTGGAAGGCATTCTGGCCGACGAAGAAGAACACGCCGACGAACTCAAGGATTGGCTGCATCGCTGAAAGGCGACGGAGCCAGCCCAAGAAACAGTTCATCGACCGCGGGGGGTGCAACAGGTCGGTGAACTGAAGAATCCCAAAGCACCCGTGTTAACAAACCAAACCAAGGAAATAACCATGAAATACGCACGTGCACTCGCTTTTGCAGCCCTCGCTGGCGCAACCATCATCTCCGCAGGCTGCTCGGTGGCGCGCGATCAGCAGACCGTCGGCTCCTACGTGGACGACGCAGGCATCACGACCGCTGTGAAGGCCAAGATGGCTGAAGACAAGTCCGTGTCGGCCACGTCCATCAGCGTGGAAACGCTGAACGGCACCGTGCAACTGTCGGGTTTCGCCAAGTCGCAAACCGAAAAGAACACGGCTGAATCCATCGCACGCAACACCAAGCACGTGCGTGACGTGCGCAACAGCATCGTCGTGCGTCCTTGATCGAGGCCCTGCAGGCCCCCAGCGGCCTGTGAGATGCTATGAAAAAACAGGCTCTTCGGAGCCTGTTTTTGTTTCGCCCTCCCCTTGGTTTGCCACACGCTTGCCGCAAGTGCAATGCAAGATTCCTCACAGGCTCTAAGCTCGCACCATGCAGGTATTCAATTGCGACCAATGCGGTCATCTCGTTTTCTTCGACAGCGTCCAATGTCTGCATTGCGGCGCCAAGCTCGCCTTCCTTCCTGACCAGTTGACGATGGCCGCGCTGGTGCCGGCGGTGTCGGGCCTGCGTGACGATTCGGACCTCTGGGAGCGGGTTGCAGATGCAGGCCGTGGCAGTGCCCAACCGCTTTATCGGCTTTGCCACCATCGCAATGCGCACCGCGCATGCAATTTCGCGCTGCAGGGCGACGACCCCCATGCCCTGTGCGTCTCGTGCCGGCAAACGCGCATCCTTCCCGACCTTTCGGAACCCGCCAACCTGCGCCGCTGGAAGCAGATCGAGCAAGCCAAACGGCAGCTTTACTACACGCTGGCCAAGCTGGGACTGGAGCCCGCGCCCGCAGGCGACAGCCCCGCGTTCGAATTTCTGGCCGACCAGCCTGGCTACCCCGTGATCACAGGGCATTCGAGCGGCACCATCACCCTCAACATCGCAGAGGCCGATGACGACGAGCGGGCACGCCGCAGGCTGGCGCTGCACGAGCCTTACCGCACACTGATCGGCCATTTGCGCCATGAGTCGGGGCATTTCTACTGGGACCGCCTGCTGCGCGACCAGGGCAAGCTGGAGAACTTCCGCGCCGTGTTCGGCGATGAGCGGCAGGACTACGGCGCGGCACTGCAGGACTACTACGCCAGCAGCCCGCACCTGCGGGACTGGGGCGACCACCACGTGAGCGCCTATGCCGCCGCGCACCCCTGGGAAGACTGGGCCGAGACCTGGGCGCACTACCTTCATATGGTCGATCTGCTGGAGACGGCCTCCAGCTACCGCACCGGACTTCAGATCCCGAAACCCAAGGCCGGCGCGGCACGCCACTTCACGATGAACGACCCGTTCGCCACGCAGTCCCCGGATTTCGATGCCATGGTCAGCGAATGGGTGCCGCTCACGCTGCTGCTCAACAGCCTGAACCGCAGCCTGGGCCAGCAGGACGCCTACCCGTTCGCCCTGTCGTCCGGAGCGCTCGCCAAGCTGCGTTTCGTGCACGAACTGGTGCAGTCCGCCCGCGCGGCGTTGTCAATGGCGCACGGGCGCCTGAACACGCGGGCAACGCGCGTCAGGCCGACTGAGCGCGCACCTTGACGGCCAGGCGCTCGGACACTTCGGGCGACACGAACTTGTCCACCTCGCCACCCA encodes:
- a CDS encoding zinc-binding metallopeptidase family protein, whose amino-acid sequence is MQVFNCDQCGHLVFFDSVQCLHCGAKLAFLPDQLTMAALVPAVSGLRDDSDLWERVADAGRGSAQPLYRLCHHRNAHRACNFALQGDDPHALCVSCRQTRILPDLSEPANLRRWKQIEQAKRQLYYTLAKLGLEPAPAGDSPAFEFLADQPGYPVITGHSSGTITLNIAEADDDERARRRLALHEPYRTLIGHLRHESGHFYWDRLLRDQGKLENFRAVFGDERQDYGAALQDYYASSPHLRDWGDHHVSAYAAAHPWEDWAETWAHYLHMVDLLETASSYRTGLQIPKPKAGAARHFTMNDPFATQSPDFDAMVSEWVPLTLLLNSLNRSLGQQDAYPFALSSGALAKLRFVHELVQSARAALSMAHGRLNTRATRVRPTERAP
- a CDS encoding ferritin-like domain-containing protein; the encoded protein is MTPVTTINPASNPAAPSETLVLDEKALHQAATQDLDEGAVTPAYGPHREAIVKLLNDALATELVCVLRYKRHHFTADGMESPAIAAEFMVHANEESAHADKIAQRIVQLGGEPDFSPSSLEERSHADYDDSSDLKAMVRANLVAERIAVEAYRQMITLIGDKDPTTRRMLEGILADEEEHADELKDWLHR
- a CDS encoding sensor histidine kinase, which produces MRWSNFRKMAVSLPLALLAASALVGINEAGYDRSHDAVSALSRTYTTRAALDRLMQNMLDAETGLRGYLLTGDERYLEPYEKAASTINSNLDELRAIFTASSLEDQEDFTQLSRQISRKMSELDLSLRLRRQDNDDAWKFVLSTDVGKENMDAIRSLAGKLTERSTDRTNHSTQEILHSLMLSRIGIATMAAIGLLAFYMYLRQASALQTFNQREQETLERERDRLEQLVRERTASLTELANHLQQVREDERGHLARELHDELGALLTAAKLDVARLKSKVDSQAPEIAERLKHLTDTLNSGIALKRRIIEDLRPSSLFNLGLTASLEILGREFAERSNVEVDLNLEAVELPESVQLTIYRMVQESLTNIGKYANAEKVLVAVHNYPTHVAVQIRDNGSGFDTGKANPSAHGLMGMRHRVEAAGGRLTVTSEPGEGTLVSAVLPHVH
- a CDS encoding DUF1328 domain-containing protein; protein product: MLHYAVVFLVIALIAALFGFGGIAAGAVGIAKILFFVFVIMAVVTFVLSLLKRG
- a CDS encoding BON domain-containing protein gives rise to the protein MKYARALAFAALAGATIISAGCSVARDQQTVGSYVDDAGITTAVKAKMAEDKSVSATSISVETLNGTVQLSGFAKSQTEKNTAESIARNTKHVRDVRNSIVVRP